One genomic window of Fusarium verticillioides 7600 chromosome 2, whole genome shotgun sequence includes the following:
- a CDS encoding omega-6 fatty acid desaturase (delta-12 desaturase) translates to MASTSALPKQNPALRRTVTSTTVTDSESAAVSPSDSPRHSASSTSLSSMSEVDIAKPKSEYGVMLDTYGNQFEVPDFTIKDIYNAIPKHCFKRSALKGYGYILRDIVLLTTTFSIWYNFVTPEYIPSTPARAGLWAVYTVLQGLFGTGLWVIAHECGHGAFSDSRIINDITGWVLHSSLLVPYFSWQISHRKHHKATGNMERDMVFVPRTREQQATRLGKMTHELAHLTEETPAFTLLMLVLQQLVGWPNYLITNVTGHNYHERQREGRGKGKHNGLGGGVNHFDPRSPLYENSDAKLIVLSDIGIGLMATALYFLVQKFGFYNMAIWYFVPYLWVNHWLVAITFLQHTDPTLPHYTNDEWNFVRGAAATIDREMGFIGRHLLHGIIETHVLHHYVSSIPFYNADEATEAIKPIMGKHYRADVQDGPRGFIRAMYRSARMCQWVEPSAGAEGAGKGVLFFRNRNNVGTPPAVIKPVA, encoded by the exons atggcgTCCACTTCGGCTCTGCCCAAGCAGAACCCTGCGCTTAGACGCACCGTCACCTCAACTACTGTGACGGATTCTGAGTCTGCCGCCGTCTCTCCTTCAGACTCTCCCCGCCACTCGGCCTCTTCCACATCGCTCTCGTCCATGTCCGAGGTTGATAtcgccaagcccaagtccgAGTATGGTGTTATGCTCGACACCTACGGCAACCAGTTCGAGGTTCCCGACTTTACCATCAAGGACATCTACAATGCCATCCCTAAGCACTGCTTCAAGCGCTCCGCTCTCAAGGGATACGGTTATATCCTCCGCGACATTGTCCTCCTGACTACCACTTTCAGCATCTGGTACAACTTTGTGACCCCCGAATATATCCCCTCCACCCCCGCCCGCGCTGGTCTGTGGGCCGTGTACACCGTTCTTCAGGGTCTTTTCGGTACTGGTCTCTGGGTTATTGCCCATGAGTGCGGTCACGGTGCTTTCTCCGATTCTcgcatcatcaacgacattACTGGCTGGGTTCTTCACTCTTCCCTCCTTGTCCCCTACTTCAGCTGGCAAATCTCCCACCGAAAGCACCACAAGGCCACTGGCAACATGGAGCGTGACATGGTCTTCGTTCCCCGAACCCGCGAGCAGCAGGCTACTCGTCTCGGAAAGATGACCCACGAGCTCGCTCATCTTACTGAGGAGACCCCCGCTTTCACTCTTCTCATGCTCGTCCTTCAGCAGCTCGTTGGCTGGCCCAACtacctcatcaccaatgtTACCGGCCACAACTACCACGAGCGCCAGCGTGAGGGTCGCGGCAAGGGCAAGCATAACGGCCTCGGCGGTGGTGTTAACCACTTCGATCCCCGCAGCCCTCTGTACGAGAACAGTGACGCTAAGCTCATCGTCCTCAGCGATATTGGTATCGGTCTGATGGCCACTGCTCTGTACTTCCTCGTTCAGAAGTTCGGTTTCtacaacatggccatctggTACTTTGTTCCCTACCTCTGGGTTAACCACTGGCTCG TTGCCATCACCTTCCTCCAGCACACCGACCCTACCCTTCCCCACTACACCAACGACGAGTGGAACTTCGTCCGTGGTGCCGCTGCTACCATTGACCGTGAGATGGGCTTCATCGGCCGCCACCTTCTCCACGGCATCATCGAGACTCATGTCCTCCACCACTACGTCAGCAGCATCCCCTTCTACAACGCGGACGAGGCCACCGAGGCCATTAAGCCCATCATGGGCAAGCACTACCGGGCTGATGTCCAGGATGGTCCTCGTGGCTTCATCCGCGCCATGTACCGCAGTGCGCGTATGTGCCAGTGGGTTGAGCCCAGCGCTGGTGCCGAGGGTGCTGGTAAGGGTGTTCTGTTCTTCCGCAACCGCAACAACGTGGGCACCCCCCCCGCTGTTATCAAGCCCGTTGCTTAA